A section of the Streptomyces xinghaiensis S187 genome encodes:
- a CDS encoding GNAT family N-acetyltransferase, whose protein sequence is MQLRTVRLDHPDARKLNDRVQLEYTERYGDPDLTEMDPAQFDPPAGLYLIAYDPDGTPLATGGWRAQDHSPEGYRDGDAELKRMYVVPEARGRGLARRLLTVLEESAREAGRARMVLETGTKQPEAIALYTSCGYLPTAKFGYYRCEPNSRCFAKPLTVPAGVPDGGGPAAVLRHTAGARPAAEGR, encoded by the coding sequence ATGCAGCTCCGTACCGTGCGCCTCGACCATCCCGATGCCCGCAAGCTGAACGACCGCGTCCAGCTCGAGTACACCGAGCGCTACGGCGACCCGGACCTCACGGAGATGGACCCCGCCCAGTTCGACCCGCCGGCCGGCCTGTACCTCATCGCGTACGACCCGGACGGCACCCCGCTGGCCACCGGCGGCTGGCGTGCGCAGGACCACAGCCCCGAGGGGTACCGGGACGGTGACGCCGAGCTGAAGCGGATGTACGTGGTCCCCGAGGCCCGCGGCCGGGGCCTCGCCCGGCGGCTGCTGACCGTGCTGGAGGAGAGCGCCCGGGAGGCGGGCCGGGCCCGTATGGTGCTGGAGACCGGCACCAAGCAGCCGGAGGCGATCGCCCTCTACACCTCCTGCGGCTACCTGCCGACCGCGAAGTTCGGCTACTACCGCTGCGAGCCGAACAGCCGCTGCTTCGCCAAACCGCTCACCGTCCCGGCCGGCGTCCCGGACGGCGGCGGCCCGGCCGCCGTGCTCCGCCACACGGCGGGAGCGCGGCCCGCGGCCGAGGGCCGCTAG
- a CDS encoding exodeoxyribonuclease III, with amino-acid sequence MLTVTSVNVNGLRAAARKGWAEWLAGTAADVICLQEVRAEPAQLPDGVREPEGWHTVHAPAAAKGRAGVSVYSRRAPEAVRTGFGSEEFDTAGRYAEIDLPGITVGSLYLPSGEVGTERQAEKERFMAEFLPYLAGLRERAAAGGREVLVCGDWNIAHREADLKNWRANRKKAGFLPEERAWLTRVYEEAGYADVVRELHPGVDGPYSWWSYRGRAFDNDSGWRIDLHAATRPLAERAVKAEVERAASHDLRWSDHAPVTVTYDVRGPGEG; translated from the coding sequence GTGCTCACTGTGACCAGCGTGAACGTGAACGGACTCCGCGCCGCCGCCAGGAAGGGCTGGGCGGAGTGGCTGGCGGGGACCGCCGCCGATGTGATCTGCCTCCAGGAGGTGCGCGCCGAGCCGGCGCAGCTGCCGGACGGCGTCCGGGAACCGGAGGGCTGGCACACCGTCCACGCGCCCGCCGCCGCCAAGGGCCGCGCCGGGGTCTCCGTCTACTCGCGCCGGGCCCCCGAGGCGGTGCGGACCGGCTTCGGCTCGGAGGAGTTCGACACCGCCGGCCGCTACGCGGAGATCGACCTGCCCGGCATCACGGTCGGCAGCCTGTACCTGCCCTCCGGCGAGGTCGGCACCGAGCGGCAGGCGGAGAAGGAACGCTTCATGGCCGAGTTCCTGCCGTACCTGGCCGGGCTGCGGGAGCGGGCGGCGGCCGGCGGGCGCGAGGTGCTCGTCTGCGGCGACTGGAACATCGCCCACCGGGAGGCCGATCTCAAGAACTGGCGGGCCAACCGCAAGAAGGCCGGCTTCCTCCCCGAGGAGCGCGCCTGGCTCACCCGGGTCTACGAGGAGGCCGGCTACGCGGACGTGGTGCGGGAGCTGCACCCGGGCGTGGACGGGCCGTACTCGTGGTGGTCGTACCGGGGCCGGGCCTTCGACAACGACAGCGGCTGGCGCATCGATCTCCACGCCGCGACGCGGCCGCTGGCCGAGCGCGCCGTCAAGGCCGAGGTCGAGCGGGCGGCGAGCCACGATCTGCGCTGGTCGGACCATGCGCCGGTGACGGTCACCTACGACGTCCGGGGGCCCGGGGAAGGCTGA
- a CDS encoding class I SAM-dependent methyltransferase, whose translation MPRKKLTARRHTLSHRVRYALRHPARVPRYAVRAGRDAWLRFRSPDHIAYYRAVMRSDTAASPDAAVGSQSHERWLALGAMQFDYLAGHGLRPEHRMLEIGCGNLRAGWRFIDHLDTGHYYGIDISPDILFAAQDTLVRCGLREKLPTLTPVRDLTFAFLPDAYFDVVHAHSVFSHSPLPVIEECFAHVGRILAPGGWFDFTFDRTEAEEHHVLREDFYYRSETLTALAEKHGLSARFMEDWEKLPHGQSKIRVTHGPEAARRSGERLDGGETVSGAAPA comes from the coding sequence ATGCCCCGGAAGAAGCTCACCGCGAGGCGGCACACGCTCAGCCACCGAGTCCGTTACGCGTTGCGCCATCCCGCCCGGGTTCCCCGGTACGCGGTCCGGGCCGGCCGGGACGCCTGGCTGCGGTTCCGCTCACCCGACCACATCGCGTACTACCGCGCGGTGATGCGCTCGGACACGGCCGCCAGTCCGGACGCGGCGGTCGGCAGCCAGAGCCATGAGCGCTGGCTGGCGCTGGGGGCGATGCAGTTCGACTACCTCGCCGGGCACGGGCTGCGGCCGGAACACCGGATGCTGGAGATCGGCTGCGGCAATCTGCGGGCCGGCTGGCGCTTCATCGACCACCTGGACACCGGCCACTACTACGGCATCGACATCTCCCCGGACATCCTCTTCGCCGCCCAGGACACCCTCGTCCGCTGCGGGCTGCGGGAGAAGCTGCCGACGCTGACGCCGGTGCGCGATCTGACGTTCGCCTTCCTCCCGGACGCGTACTTCGACGTGGTGCACGCCCACAGCGTCTTCTCGCATTCCCCGCTGCCCGTGATCGAGGAGTGCTTCGCGCATGTCGGGCGGATCCTGGCACCCGGCGGCTGGTTCGACTTCACGTTCGACCGCACGGAGGCGGAGGAGCACCACGTCCTGCGCGAGGACTTCTACTACCGGTCGGAGACGCTGACGGCCCTCGCGGAGAAGCACGGACTGTCGGCCCGGTTCATGGAGGACTGGGAGAAGCTCCCGCACGGGCAGTCGAAGATCCGTGTGACGCACGGACCGGAGGCGGCGCGGCGCTCCGGCGAGCGGCTCGACGGCGGGGAGACGGTGAGCGGGGCGGCTCCGGCCTGA
- a CDS encoding MerR family transcriptional regulator, whose amino-acid sequence MEELAAAAGVPVRTLRFYRERKLLPPPRREGRIAWYNEHHLARLRTIAALLDRGHTLGGIADLLAAFESGRDVRELLGLEGALSVPWSEETPVRLSPEELADHFEGDVTTENLQATLDLGYVALDGDEVVHVSRRLLEASSALVDEGVPLASVLAAAREVRVHAEALAGVFTGLFRTHVLSGLLDHTDTSRPLSAAEVERITETVERLRPIAKVVVDAELAMAMERRIQAELDDWRTARTPGPRAPGGPGGPGGPGGPDPAAP is encoded by the coding sequence ATGGAGGAGCTGGCCGCCGCGGCCGGCGTGCCCGTCCGCACCCTGCGCTTCTACCGCGAGCGCAAGCTGCTGCCGCCGCCGCGCCGCGAGGGCCGTATCGCCTGGTACAACGAGCACCATCTGGCGCGGCTGCGGACCATCGCCGCCCTGCTCGACCGCGGTCACACCCTCGGCGGTATCGCCGACCTGCTCGCCGCCTTCGAGAGCGGCCGGGACGTACGCGAACTCCTCGGCCTGGAAGGCGCGTTGAGCGTCCCCTGGTCCGAGGAGACCCCGGTCCGGCTCTCCCCGGAGGAGCTGGCCGACCACTTCGAGGGCGATGTCACCACCGAGAACCTCCAGGCCACCCTGGACCTCGGCTATGTCGCCCTGGACGGCGACGAGGTGGTGCACGTCAGCCGCCGGCTGCTGGAGGCCTCCAGCGCGCTGGTCGACGAGGGGGTGCCGCTCGCCTCCGTCCTCGCCGCCGCCCGGGAGGTCCGCGTGCACGCCGAAGCGCTCGCCGGGGTGTTCACCGGCCTCTTCCGCACCCACGTCCTCTCCGGCCTCCTGGACCACACCGACACCTCGCGGCCACTGAGCGCGGCGGAGGTCGAACGGATCACCGAGACCGTGGAGCGGCTGCGCCCCATCGCGAAGGTCGTCGTGGACGCCGAGCTCGCGATGGCGATGGAACGCCGCATCCAGGCCGAGCTGGACGACTGGCGCACGGCCCGCACCCCCGGGCCGCGGGCCCCGGGCGGACCCGGCGGACCCGGCGGACCGGGGGGTCCGGACCCGGCCGCGCCGTGA
- a CDS encoding flavin-containing monooxygenase, translating into MAERIREHRHQHVRVAVIGSGFGGLGAAVRLRRAGVTDFTVLERSDSVGGTWRDNSYPGCACDVPSHLYSFSFAPNPDWPRNFSGQPHIRAYLERVTDTFGLRPHIRFDSEVLSARWNTERLHWEIDTASGPLTADVVISATGPLSDPRIPDVPGLDTFPGKVFHSARWDHDYDIRGKRVAMIGTGASAIQIVPAIQPDVERLTLFQRTPPWVMQRMDRRISGFERRLHSMLPVTATLRRGLLWGVRELQVQAFTKRPQQLGLVEKLAKAHMHKAIKDKDLRAKLTPDYRIGCKRILLSNTYYPALARPNVDLVASGLKEVRGSTLVAADGTETEADAIVFGTGFHVTDMPIAERVTGAAGHTLAEEWKDGMAALRGSSVPGFPNFLMIIGPNTGLGNSSMILMIESQLNYAMDHLRQLDVLGGTTALDARPEATGAWTETVRQRMKRTVWNTGGCTSWYLDANGNNTTVWPGTTGEFRKATRHVDLAEYEVLRAPARTGPEPRPAAATAPATAPATAATTPSPAPTAPTTQPTGETAA; encoded by the coding sequence ATGGCGGAGCGGATACGGGAGCACCGGCATCAGCACGTACGCGTGGCCGTGATCGGTTCCGGGTTCGGCGGGCTCGGCGCCGCCGTCCGGCTCCGGCGCGCGGGAGTCACGGACTTCACCGTGCTGGAGCGCTCGGACTCGGTCGGCGGGACCTGGCGGGACAACAGCTACCCCGGCTGTGCCTGCGACGTCCCCTCCCACCTCTACTCCTTCTCCTTCGCCCCCAACCCCGACTGGCCCCGCAACTTCTCCGGCCAGCCGCACATCCGCGCGTATCTGGAGCGGGTCACCGACACCTTCGGCCTGCGCCCCCACATCCGCTTCGACAGCGAGGTGCTGAGCGCCCGCTGGAACACCGAGCGGCTGCACTGGGAGATCGACACGGCGAGCGGCCCGCTCACCGCCGACGTCGTGATCTCGGCGACCGGACCCCTCTCCGACCCCCGCATCCCGGACGTCCCCGGCCTGGACACCTTCCCGGGCAAGGTCTTCCACTCCGCGCGGTGGGACCACGACTACGACATCCGCGGCAAGCGCGTCGCCATGATCGGCACCGGCGCCTCCGCCATCCAGATCGTGCCCGCCATCCAGCCGGACGTGGAGCGGCTCACCCTTTTCCAGCGGACCCCGCCGTGGGTCATGCAGCGCATGGACCGCAGGATCAGCGGGTTCGAACGCCGGCTGCACAGCATGCTGCCGGTCACCGCCACCCTCCGCCGCGGACTGCTCTGGGGCGTGCGCGAGCTCCAGGTCCAGGCCTTCACCAAGCGGCCCCAGCAGCTCGGTCTGGTCGAGAAGCTCGCCAAGGCGCACATGCACAAGGCGATCAAGGACAAGGACCTGCGGGCCAAGCTCACCCCGGACTACCGCATCGGCTGCAAGCGCATCCTGCTGTCGAACACCTACTATCCGGCGCTGGCCCGGCCCAACGTCGACCTCGTCGCCTCCGGCCTCAAGGAGGTCCGCGGCTCCACCCTCGTCGCCGCCGACGGTACGGAGACCGAGGCCGACGCGATCGTCTTCGGCACCGGCTTCCACGTCACCGACATGCCGATCGCCGAACGCGTCACCGGCGCCGCCGGCCACACCCTCGCCGAGGAGTGGAAGGACGGGATGGCGGCCCTCCGGGGCAGCAGCGTGCCCGGATTCCCCAACTTCCTGATGATCATCGGCCCCAACACCGGCCTCGGCAACAGCTCGATGATCCTCATGATCGAGTCCCAGCTGAACTACGCCATGGACCACCTCCGCCAACTGGACGTCCTCGGCGGCACCACCGCCCTCGACGCCCGGCCGGAGGCCACCGGTGCCTGGACCGAGACGGTGCGGCAGCGGATGAAGCGCACCGTCTGGAACACCGGCGGCTGCACCAGCTGGTACCTCGACGCCAACGGCAACAACACCACCGTCTGGCCGGGCACCACCGGCGAGTTCCGCAAGGCCACCCGCCACGTCGACCTCGCCGAGTACGAGGTGCTGCGCGCCCCCGCCCGCACCGGGCCGGAGCCCCGCCCGGCCGCGGCCACCGCCCCGGCCACCGCCCCGGCCACCGCAGCCACCACCCCCAGCCCCGCCCCCACCGCACCCACCACCCAGCCCACAGGGGAGACCGCCGCATGA
- a CDS encoding alpha/beta fold hydrolase has product MSRATQSPGGRYVPLAAVRELTVTSADGSRVHTEIYGPEKAPAVVLVHGWTCSTAFWAGVARELAADHRVIAYDQRGHGRSPVPGPGGYSTTALADDLEAVLAATLAPGERAVVAGHSMGGMTVMAAADRPFLTERAAAVLLCNTGSSKLVAESVVLPLRAGRIRTAIQRAVLASSAPLGPVNGISRKILQYATMGPRATREQVQACAEIVHACPRKVRAGWATKVLALLDLDAGLGGLTMPTAVITGTADRLTPPVLSRRIIDALPNSAGLTTLDGMGHMTPIEAPDAVCSVLRGLVRDHLRTGPGHLAGDGAAGGGPATAETTAKATGDLVGEESA; this is encoded by the coding sequence ATGAGCCGCGCCACCCAGAGCCCCGGCGGACGGTACGTACCGCTCGCCGCAGTCCGCGAGCTGACCGTCACCTCCGCCGACGGCTCCCGCGTCCACACCGAGATCTACGGCCCCGAGAAGGCGCCCGCCGTCGTGCTCGTCCACGGCTGGACCTGCTCCACCGCCTTCTGGGCCGGGGTCGCCCGCGAACTCGCCGCGGACCACCGCGTCATCGCCTACGACCAGCGCGGCCACGGCCGCAGCCCCGTCCCCGGCCCCGGCGGCTACAGCACCACCGCCCTCGCCGACGACCTGGAGGCCGTGCTCGCCGCGACCCTCGCCCCGGGCGAGCGGGCCGTCGTCGCCGGCCACTCCATGGGCGGCATGACTGTGATGGCCGCCGCTGACCGGCCGTTCCTCACCGAGCGGGCCGCCGCCGTCCTGCTGTGCAACACCGGAAGCTCCAAGCTCGTCGCCGAGTCCGTGGTGCTGCCGCTGCGCGCCGGGCGGATACGGACCGCGATCCAGCGCGCCGTGCTGGCCTCCAGCGCCCCGCTCGGCCCCGTCAACGGGATCTCCCGGAAGATCCTCCAGTACGCGACCATGGGCCCCCGCGCCACACGGGAGCAGGTGCAGGCCTGCGCCGAGATCGTGCACGCCTGCCCGCGCAAGGTCCGGGCCGGCTGGGCCACCAAGGTCCTCGCCCTCCTGGACCTGGACGCGGGTCTCGGCGGCCTCACCATGCCGACCGCCGTCATCACCGGCACCGCGGACCGGCTCACCCCGCCCGTCCTGTCGCGGCGGATCATCGACGCCCTGCCGAACAGCGCCGGGCTCACCACCCTCGACGGCATGGGCCACATGACGCCGATCGAGGCGCCCGACGCGGTCTGCTCCGTGCTCCGCGGACTGGTCCGGGACCACCTCCGGACCGGTCCGGGGCACCTCGCCGGCGACGGCGCGGCAGGCGGCGGGCCCGCCACCGCGGAAACCACCGCGAAGGCCACCGGGGACCTGGTCGGGGAGGAGTCGGCATGA
- a CDS encoding SDR family oxidoreductase translates to MSGGKGKRKLAGQVVVVTGAARGVGELLARKLAARGAKVALLGLEPELLAKVSDDIPGETGHWHVDVTDFEAMDRVAREVKERFGRIDVVVANAGVAAGGPFTDSDAVSWNRVIQVNLMGSATTARAFLPTLTESRGYLLQIASLAAITPAPMMSAYCASKSGVEAFAHCLRAEAGYKGVKVGVGYLSWTDTDMVRGADQDEVMRELRARLPWPANRTYPLEPAVDRIVAGIERRSAHVYAQWWLRGMQSVRGYLPGIIGTIGQREMRRAEPKLSTTGVTRGLVGAGGAADEQARGERTG, encoded by the coding sequence ATGAGCGGCGGAAAGGGAAAGCGGAAGCTCGCGGGGCAGGTCGTCGTCGTCACGGGCGCCGCGCGCGGCGTCGGCGAACTGCTGGCCCGCAAACTCGCGGCCCGCGGCGCCAAGGTCGCCCTGCTCGGGCTGGAGCCGGAACTGCTCGCGAAGGTGTCGGACGACATTCCCGGTGAGACCGGCCACTGGCACGTCGACGTGACGGACTTCGAGGCGATGGACCGGGTGGCCCGCGAGGTCAAGGAACGGTTCGGGAGGATCGACGTCGTCGTCGCCAACGCCGGAGTGGCGGCCGGCGGGCCGTTCACGGACTCCGACGCCGTCTCCTGGAACCGGGTGATCCAGGTCAACCTGATGGGCAGCGCCACCACCGCCCGCGCCTTCCTGCCCACCCTGACGGAGAGCCGCGGCTATCTGCTGCAGATCGCCTCGCTCGCCGCCATCACCCCGGCGCCCATGATGTCGGCGTACTGCGCCTCCAAGTCCGGTGTCGAGGCGTTCGCCCACTGCCTGCGGGCCGAGGCCGGATACAAGGGCGTCAAGGTCGGGGTCGGCTACCTCAGCTGGACCGACACCGACATGGTGCGCGGCGCCGACCAGGACGAGGTGATGCGCGAACTGCGCGCCCGGCTGCCCTGGCCGGCCAACCGCACCTACCCCCTGGAGCCGGCCGTCGACCGGATCGTGGCGGGCATCGAGCGCCGCTCGGCCCACGTCTACGCCCAGTGGTGGCTGCGCGGCATGCAGTCCGTCCGCGGCTACCTCCCGGGCATCATCGGGACGATCGGGCAGCGCGAGATGCGCCGCGCGGAGCCCAAGCTGAGCACCACGGGCGTCACCCGGGGACTCGTCGGCGCCGGCGGCGCGGCGGACGAACAGGCCCGCGGGGAACGCACCGGATAG
- a CDS encoding S41 family peptidase, whose amino-acid sequence MEKVTDGAYLRFPHLHGDLLCFAAEDDLWLARLPARGGGEGDDEHGGTGGGEDPGGGAGTEPERAWRLTVDRTRIGHPRFSPDGRQIAFTTWRSLDPEIHLVPVRGGPARRLSHWGSTDTRVCGWSPDGTVLAVASHGQPFSYFSWAYRVPTDGSPGDRLPWGPVSHISCTDSGGERHTLLLTGKPPHEPAAWKRYRGGATGRLFLDGERLLPDLDGHLDCPMFVGGRIAFLSDHEGVGNLYSCRPDGSDLRRHTDHADFYARHASTDGSRVVYQCAGDLWLAEDFGPDGVPRKVPVRLGAPRAGRRRYQVPAAANVNSLSVDNTGRASAVCVRGSLYWLTHRDGPARTITDVPGVRIRMPEVLGATGRVAYVTDAEGEDAIEIAYLPRASGGRDSRRIAGGRIGRVHELVSSPDGELLAIATHDGRLLIADALPEGEGESVELVQSVNGPVRDLAFSPDSDWITWSHPGIGRSLRQIKLARLIDRTIIDVTDGRFEDEQPVFTRDGRYLAFLSWRGFDPVYDVHTGDLSFPLGCRPYLVPLSSTTPSPFALSAEGRPAAGGLDAEDAEGDGSVFVEVSGLASRVTPFPVAASKYSSLRPVAGGGLVWLRWPISGALGETFANPADMTGRPTLEHFDLVKAKRTELAVHLDSFEVSGDGTRLVINDEGDLRAVPSNDLPDTDTIVHLDLRRIMHEADPGAEWRQAYAEAGRIVRAYFWDPGMCGIDWDAVLEQYRPLVERVASPDEFADLLREVMGELGTSHAYVAPARRNEGPPHYQRAIGLLGADLHRTGDGRWVVGRILPGESSDSRARSPLAGSGVHEGSVLTHVDGRPVDPVAGPYPLLAAAGGTTVELTFTPPVSERSGNGDAGEAETGAETGAETKEETKAEAARTAATAATAAAKGPSRRVAVVPLIDERPLRYQDWVAKRRAVVHELSGGRCGYLHIPDMGGSGWAQFNRDLRMEMARPALIVDVRGNAGGNISELVVEKLTRTILGWDLTRDAQPISYASNAPRGPIVALADEMTSSDGDMITAAFKLLGLGPVVGLRTWGGVVGMTGRHRLVDGTVITVPMNAAWFEGYGWGVENHGVEPDIEVDRTPLDWAESRHKQFDDAVHLALELLEQHPPASPPDHSDIPGRSRPPLPPRKG is encoded by the coding sequence ATGGAAAAGGTGACCGATGGCGCGTATCTCCGGTTTCCGCACCTCCACGGTGATCTCCTCTGCTTCGCCGCCGAGGACGATCTCTGGCTTGCCCGGCTCCCGGCGCGGGGCGGCGGCGAGGGCGACGATGAACACGGCGGTACGGGCGGCGGCGAGGACCCCGGCGGCGGCGCCGGCACCGAGCCCGAGCGGGCCTGGCGGCTGACCGTCGACCGGACCCGGATCGGCCACCCCCGCTTCTCCCCCGACGGCCGGCAGATCGCCTTCACCACCTGGCGGAGCCTGGACCCGGAGATCCACCTGGTCCCGGTCCGGGGCGGTCCCGCCCGCCGGCTCAGCCACTGGGGCAGCACCGACACCCGGGTCTGCGGCTGGAGCCCCGACGGCACCGTCCTCGCCGTGGCCTCGCACGGCCAGCCGTTCTCGTACTTCTCCTGGGCGTACCGGGTGCCGACCGACGGCAGTCCCGGCGACCGGCTGCCCTGGGGCCCGGTCTCCCACATCTCCTGCACGGACAGCGGCGGAGAGCGCCACACCCTCCTGCTCACCGGCAAGCCCCCGCACGAGCCCGCCGCCTGGAAGCGCTACCGCGGCGGCGCCACCGGACGGCTGTTCCTCGACGGCGAGCGGCTGCTGCCCGATCTCGACGGCCATCTGGACTGCCCGATGTTCGTCGGCGGCCGGATCGCCTTCCTCTCCGACCACGAGGGGGTCGGCAACCTCTACTCCTGCCGGCCCGACGGCTCGGACCTGCGCCGCCACACCGACCACGCCGACTTCTACGCCCGCCACGCCTCCACCGACGGATCCCGGGTGGTCTACCAGTGCGCGGGGGATCTCTGGCTGGCCGAGGACTTCGGTCCGGACGGGGTCCCGCGGAAGGTGCCGGTCCGCCTCGGCGCCCCGCGCGCCGGCCGCCGCCGCTACCAGGTGCCCGCCGCCGCGAACGTCAACTCCCTCTCGGTCGACAACACCGGCCGGGCCAGCGCCGTCTGCGTCCGCGGCAGCCTCTACTGGCTCACGCACCGCGACGGCCCGGCCCGGACGATCACCGACGTTCCCGGGGTGCGCATCCGGATGCCGGAGGTCCTCGGCGCCACCGGCCGGGTCGCCTATGTGACGGACGCCGAGGGCGAGGACGCCATCGAGATCGCCTATCTGCCCCGGGCCAGCGGCGGCCGCGACAGCCGCCGGATCGCGGGCGGCCGGATCGGCCGCGTGCACGAACTGGTCTCCTCCCCCGACGGCGAACTGCTGGCCATCGCCACCCATGACGGCCGGCTGCTGATCGCCGACGCGCTGCCGGAGGGCGAGGGCGAGAGCGTGGAGCTGGTCCAGTCGGTCAACGGCCCGGTGCGCGACCTGGCCTTCTCCCCCGACTCGGACTGGATCACCTGGTCGCATCCGGGCATCGGGCGCTCGCTGCGGCAGATCAAACTGGCCCGGCTCATCGACCGGACGATCATCGACGTCACCGACGGCCGCTTCGAGGACGAACAGCCGGTCTTCACCCGCGACGGCCGTTACCTGGCCTTCCTCTCCTGGCGCGGCTTCGACCCGGTGTACGACGTGCACACCGGCGATCTGTCGTTCCCGCTCGGCTGCCGCCCGTATCTGGTGCCGCTGTCGTCCACGACGCCCTCGCCCTTCGCGCTGTCGGCGGAGGGGCGCCCGGCGGCCGGCGGGCTGGACGCGGAGGACGCGGAGGGGGACGGTTCGGTCTTCGTCGAGGTGAGCGGGCTGGCGAGCCGGGTGACGCCGTTCCCCGTCGCCGCCTCGAAGTACTCCTCGCTGCGGCCGGTCGCGGGCGGCGGACTGGTGTGGCTGCGGTGGCCCATCTCCGGCGCGCTCGGCGAGACCTTCGCCAACCCGGCCGACATGACCGGACGCCCCACGCTCGAACACTTCGACCTGGTGAAGGCCAAGCGCACCGAACTGGCCGTCCACCTCGACTCCTTCGAGGTCAGCGGCGACGGCACCCGGCTGGTGATCAACGACGAGGGCGATCTGCGCGCCGTACCGTCGAACGATCTGCCCGACACGGACACCATCGTCCATCTCGACCTCCGGCGGATCATGCACGAGGCGGACCCGGGGGCCGAGTGGCGGCAGGCGTACGCGGAGGCGGGCCGGATCGTCCGGGCGTACTTCTGGGACCCGGGGATGTGCGGCATCGACTGGGACGCGGTGCTGGAGCAGTACCGTCCGCTGGTCGAACGGGTCGCCTCCCCCGACGAGTTCGCGGATCTGCTGCGGGAGGTCATGGGCGAGCTGGGCACCTCGCACGCCTATGTCGCACCCGCCCGGCGCAACGAGGGACCGCCGCACTACCAGCGGGCGATCGGCCTGCTCGGCGCGGACCTCCACCGCACCGGGGACGGCCGCTGGGTGGTCGGCCGGATCCTGCCGGGCGAGTCCTCGGACTCCCGGGCGCGCTCGCCGCTCGCGGGCTCCGGGGTCCACGAGGGCTCGGTGCTCACGCATGTCGACGGGCGGCCGGTGGACCCGGTGGCCGGGCCGTATCCGCTGCTGGCGGCGGCGGGGGGCACCACCGTCGAACTCACCTTTACGCCGCCGGTCTCCGAACGGAGCGGAAACGGGGACGCCGGGGAGGCGGAGACGGGCGCGGAGACGGGCGCGGAAACGAAGGAGGAGACGAAGGCGGAGGCGGCCCGGACGGCGGCCACGGCGGCAACGGCGGCGGCCAAGGGCCCGTCCCGGCGGGTCGCGGTCGTGCCGCTGATCGACGAACGGCCGCTGCGGTACCAGGACTGGGTGGCCAAGCGCCGGGCGGTGGTCCACGAGCTGAGCGGCGGCCGCTGCGGCTACCTGCACATCCCTGACATGGGCGGCTCCGGCTGGGCCCAGTTCAACCGGGATCTGCGGATGGAGATGGCCCGGCCCGCCCTCATCGTGGACGTACGGGGCAACGCGGGCGGCAACATCAGCGAACTGGTCGTCGAGAAGCTGACCCGCACCATCCTCGGCTGGGATCTGACCCGGGACGCCCAGCCCATCTCGTACGCCTCCAACGCGCCGCGCGGGCCGATCGTCGCCCTCGCGGACGAGATGACCTCCTCCGACGGCGACATGATCACCGCCGCCTTCAAACTGCTCGGTCTCGGACCGGTGGTGGGCCTGCGGACCTGGGGCGGCGTGGTGGGGATGACCGGCAGGCACCGGCTCGTGGACGGCACCGTCATCACCGTGCCCATGAACGCCGCCTGGTTCGAGGGCTACGGCTGGGGCGTCGAGAACCACGGCGTCGAACCGGACATCGAGGTGGACCGCACCCCGCTCGACTGGGCGGAGAGCCGGCACAAGCAGTTCGACGACGCGGTGCATCTCGCCCTCGAACTGCTGGAGCAGCATCCGCCGGCGAGCCCGCCGGACCACTCGGACATCCCGGGCCGCAGCCGCCCGCCGCTGCCACCACGCAAGGGCTGA
- a CDS encoding TetR/AcrR family transcriptional regulator, producing the protein MPTEEAAQPVRRTRLTAEREAELFGAVLDLLREVGYDALTMDAVASRTRSSKATLYRQWRGKPELVVSALRHEAPVDLMRVDTGSLRGDMRAIARHMDEGQCVKDAELLSALGHAVHRDAELHQALRELLIEPEVRALDQMLQRAVDRGELAADSPARTYVPHMLIGGVVSRYLIEGVYADTGFLAGYVDSVILPALGA; encoded by the coding sequence ATGCCGACCGAGGAGGCCGCGCAGCCCGTACGCCGCACCCGGCTCACCGCGGAGCGCGAGGCCGAGCTGTTCGGTGCCGTCCTCGACCTGTTGCGGGAGGTCGGTTACGACGCGCTGACCATGGACGCGGTCGCGAGCCGCACCAGGTCCAGCAAGGCGACCCTCTACCGCCAGTGGAGGGGCAAACCGGAACTGGTCGTCTCCGCGCTCCGGCACGAAGCCCCGGTCGACCTGATGCGGGTCGACACCGGATCGCTCCGCGGTGACATGCGGGCCATCGCCCGGCACATGGACGAGGGCCAGTGCGTCAAGGACGCCGAGCTGCTGAGCGCCCTCGGCCACGCCGTGCACCGGGACGCCGAGCTCCACCAGGCCCTGCGGGAACTGCTGATCGAGCCCGAGGTCCGGGCGCTCGACCAGATGCTCCAGCGTGCCGTGGACCGGGGCGAGCTGGCCGCGGACTCCCCGGCCCGGACGTATGTGCCGCACATGCTCATCGGCGGAGTCGTCTCCCGCTACCTGATCGAGGGGGTGTACGCCGACACGGGCTTCCTCGCCGGTTACGTCGACTCCGTGATCCTCCCGGCCCTCGGCGCCTAG